Below is a genomic region from Paraburkholderia phenazinium.
TGGCCCACGGACGCCGGCCACGCCGGTTGAACTTGTCGCCGGAGCCGGTAAGGCGCTTGGCGAGATCGGGCACCATACCCTCATCGCCTTTCCAGAAAGCGCGGGTGGTATCGCGGAAGCGGTCGTTCCACTCTGCCCAGCCCGGCGGAAAGCCGCCCACCTGATAGCCGCCCGGACCGCAATCCCAAGGCTCGGCAATCAGACGCACGCTCGAGAGCACCGGATCCTGCCGGCAACTGTCGAGAAAGCCGCCGCCTTCATCGAAACCATGCGGCTCGCGACCGAGAATCGTGGCGAGATCGAAGCGGAAACCATCCACTTTCATTTCGCTTACCCAGTAGCGCAAGCTGTCGGTCACCATCTGCAGCACACGCGGATGCGACAGGTTCAGCGTATTGCCGGTACCGGTGTCGTTGATGTAATAGCGCGGTTCATCCGGCATCAGACGGTAGTACGAAGCGTTGTCGATGCCCTTGAACGAGATCGTAGGGCCGCGTTCGTTGCCTTCGGCGGTGTGGTTGTACACAACGTCGAGGATTACTTCGAGATTGGCGTTATGGAAGCGGTCGACCATCGCCTTGAATTCTTCCAACGATGCATTCGCGCTCGCGAAAAAACGCGGGTCAGCCGCAAAGAAGCCAATCGTGTTGTAGCCCCAGTAGTTCGTCAGACCTTTATCGAGCAGATAACTGTCGTTGACGTACATGTGGATGGGCAGCAGTTCGACGGTGGTGACGCCCAACCCCTTGATGTAGTCGATCACCGGTTGCTGGCCGAGGCCGGCGAACGTGCCGCGCAGATTTTCCGGCACGGCGGGATGGCGTTGCGTGAAACCGCGCACATGCGTCTCGTAGACAATCACGCGTTCCCACGGCAGCGCATTGCGCTCGGGGTGGCTCCACGAGAAATTGGCGTCCACCACCTTGCACTTCGGCACGAAGGGGGCGCTGTCGCGCTCGTCGAAGGAAAGGTCGCCGTCTTCGTGATCGAGCGTGTAGCCGAAGATTTCCGGCCCCCACTTCAGATCGCCAATATGCGCCTTGGCGTACGGGTCGAGCAGCAGTTTGTTCGGATTGAAGCGATGGCCTTCCTCGGGTGCATACGGGCCATGCACGCGGTAGCCATAGATCGCACCGGGCTTCAGATCCGGCACGAAAACATGCCAGACCTCATCGGTATATTCGGGAAGTTCGATGCGCTCAATTTCCGTCTCGCCCGTTGAATCGAACAGACAGAGTTCGACCTTTGTCGCATGCGCGGAAAACAATGCGAAATTGACTCCGACGCCGTTCCAGGTCGCGCCCAGCGGGTAAGGGACGCCTTCCGCGATGCGTGCGGCGTATTGGGCGGGAGGAGTTTGGGAGGCCTCACGTGACATGTTTTTTCCTTGGACGATGGGAGTGATTGCACGGGAGCCTGTGCGAAAGACTAACTTAAGCAAGTTATGGTCCCGAACGGCCGATATCCCTTCGCACGTTGTTTGGCACGCGTTGTTTGAATCGTGCCAAGTGGCAAGGCATGCGTTTTGCCTCTACCTCTTACGCGCACGAATCAGCACGGCGAATTGGGTAGGTCCGCGCTGTCTTTTGCATGACTAAACCAAACGCGCCTCGTCAGGCGCCCCGAGGGTGGACACCATGACACGAACATCGAAGATGCAATTTGCGGCGGGTGTGCTCGCCGCCCTGCTCTCTTGCGGAGCTTTCGCGCAGGGAGCGCCGCAAGCAGTCACTGAAAAACGAACCGACGTCGTGCAACTCGGCAGCGGTTACCGCGCCTCTAAACTGCACGGCGCGTCGGTGTACAACCGCAACAAGGATGACATCGGCACGCTCGACGATCTGATCGTCGCGCCAGGCGATCACAGCACGTATGCCATCCTGTCGGTGGGAGGATTTCTGGGGATGGACAAGCACCTGGTCGCGGTGCCGTTTGCCGAGCTGCAGATCGAGAACCGCCAGGTGATGCTGCCCGAGGCCACGAAGAAGTCGCTCGAGGCGCTGCCTGAATTCAAGTACGCGCCTGATTGAAGAGGATTTTGCAGCGCGGGCTGTGCGCAGGTGTGCGGGATTGTCCGCTGCCAGTTACAGCGGGCCGTCTGCCCTGCTTGTCGTTGCGGCTTCCAGCACGCGCAACAGACGTTGCGGCGTGAGCGGCTTCGCGCAATGCGCGTCGAAGCCCACTGCTTTCGCTCGAGCCCGATCATTTGCCGATGAGAACGCGGTACACGCAACCAGCAGCATATGCGACGTGGAAGGATGAGCCCGCAGCCGCCGTGCGAGCTCTAAACCGTCAAGTCCCGGCATCTTGATGTCGAGCACTACCGCGAACGGTTGCCAGTCCCCTGCCACATCGCAAACCGTCAAAGGGTCTTCGAGTGCGCGGCATTCGAAACCATCCGCATTGAGCAGCAATTGCAATGCGT
It encodes:
- the glgX gene encoding glycogen debranching protein GlgX, producing the protein MSREASQTPPAQYAARIAEGVPYPLGATWNGVGVNFALFSAHATKVELCLFDSTGETEIERIELPEYTDEVWHVFVPDLKPGAIYGYRVHGPYAPEEGHRFNPNKLLLDPYAKAHIGDLKWGPEIFGYTLDHEDGDLSFDERDSAPFVPKCKVVDANFSWSHPERNALPWERVIVYETHVRGFTQRHPAVPENLRGTFAGLGQQPVIDYIKGLGVTTVELLPIHMYVNDSYLLDKGLTNYWGYNTIGFFAADPRFFASANASLEEFKAMVDRFHNANLEVILDVVYNHTAEGNERGPTISFKGIDNASYYRLMPDEPRYYINDTGTGNTLNLSHPRVLQMVTDSLRYWVSEMKVDGFRFDLATILGREPHGFDEGGGFLDSCRQDPVLSSVRLIAEPWDCGPGGYQVGGFPPGWAEWNDRFRDTTRAFWKGDEGMVPDLAKRLTGSGDKFNRRGRRPWASVNFIAAHDGFTTNDLVSYNDKHNEANGEDNKDGHSDNKSWNFGVEGPTDDPDIRQQRERQKRNLLATLLLSQGTPMILAGDEFGRTQKGNNNAYCQDNEISWLDWEAIDDDGRALTEFVKNLTTLRHRLPVLRRGRFLTGEYNAALEVTDTRWLSPTGEDLSQEQWDDAAMRCFGLVIDGRAQASGIRRPASDATLLLVLNAHHDVVNFTLPDVPEGDQWTCLLDTNMPVRDELPAFSAGASYQVTGRSLLLFALDASSRATQRVLDGLEQQLTTDDPGKTS
- a CDS encoding PRC-barrel domain-containing protein, giving the protein MTRTSKMQFAAGVLAALLSCGAFAQGAPQAVTEKRTDVVQLGSGYRASKLHGASVYNRNKDDIGTLDDLIVAPGDHSTYAILSVGGFLGMDKHLVAVPFAELQIENRQVMLPEATKKSLEALPEFKYAPD
- a CDS encoding response regulator, with product MTADDGINDSDDVVVWRPIGEALASHRRVLVVDDYREAADALQLLLNADGFECRALEDPLTVCDVAGDWQPFAVVLDIKMPGLDGLELARRLRAHPSTSHMLLVACTAFSSANDRARAKAVGFDAHCAKPLTPQRLLRVLEAATTSRADGPL